The following proteins are co-located in the Lates calcarifer isolate ASB-BC8 unplaced genomic scaffold, TLL_Latcal_v3 _unitig_1115_quiver_1183, whole genome shotgun sequence genome:
- the LOC108886424 gene encoding thioredoxin, whose amino-acid sequence MVRMVESVAEFDDILKEAGDKLVVVDFTATWCGPCKYIAPVFEALSKDPENKNVIFLKVDVDEVQDLCTRCEIRSMPTFQFYKKGQKLEAFSGADPDKLKSKVAALR is encoded by the exons GCGGAGTTTGATGACATCCTGAAGGAGGCCGGAGACaagctggtggtggtggactTCACAGCCACATGGTGTGGCCCCTGTAAATACATCGCCCCAGTATTTGAA GCGCTGTCAAAAGATCCTGAGAACAAGAACGTGATCTTCCTGAAGGTGGATGTGGACGAGGTTCAG GATCTGTGTACACGCTGCGAGATTAGGAGCATGCCCACATTCCAATTCTACAAGAAAGGACAGAAG TTGGAGGCATTCTCCGGTGCTGATCCAGACAAACTGAAAAGCAAAGTGGCAGCTCTGAGATGA